From the Drosophila simulans strain w501 chromosome 2L, Prin_Dsim_3.1, whole genome shotgun sequence genome, the window GGTACTACTCACTTAGCAGAACCTTATCCGGGCACAAGATGGCCAGACGTGCCGTCATCAGGTACGTCAGCATCTTGATGTCGTAGTGGTCGCACAGACCAGCCTGGACATGGTCCAGGAACTGCATGACATCCACACGATCCAAGCCCTGCTCGAGAAGTGTGTACATGCATTCAAATGCCGCTTTGCGAATGTCGAGACCGTCGTCGACGGTGTGCTTGAAGGGACCCATCTCCACCTCCCTAATGAGTTCGCTCTTCACCTTCGTCTCCGAGTACAGCCAAGGCAAAAGGGTGGGCAGCAAATCGCGCACCAAGCTGGGCTTGTTGTGTACCGCCGAATTGAAGGCTACTAGCGCGACGCGTCGCACTTGGGGCTCCGGATCTCGCAGGGCAAACAGAAACTCGCCAATGTTCTGCTTGAGCAGAACATCAATGGGCTGCGGCTGATCAGAGATGGTGAACTTTACGGAGGAGACAACAACGGTGCGCATGGTGGCGCTTTCGGAACGCAATGCCTGCTGCAGTTGCGGCAGCAGCTCGTCGGGATTGACCAGCACCAGTTTGCCCAGGCACTCGGCCACCACGTTGCGTGATCCCTCCTCCGAGCACTCGCAGTGCTTGAAGAGCTGGTCCCAAATGGATGGCACCGAGGGCAGGAGCTGAGCGAGTCCGCTGGGTGATACCGATAGCGATGAAATGACCTCCTTGAGCGAATGTAGCAGCAAATACTGCCTCTTTGGCTGCACCTCAATCTCGTGCAGAATCAGAGGCAGGTATGTCTGCAGGCTGCCCACGGACACAGCACCGAGAGCATGTGAGGCTGCAGCCTTTACATCCTCCGAGGTGGCGCCAAAGCATTCAATAATTGTCTGCGGCAGCACCTGTATGGAGCTCAGATCAAAGTGCCTGCCAATCTCACCGATGGTGAGCAAACAGAATATGATTTCCGTATCGTTACGCTTCTGCAGATCCGTGATCAGCTTTGTGGCCAATGGGGTCGCCACCTGGGGACACTGCTGTGTCAAGGCAGCAATGCACTTGGCCGATGAGTGATAGGCCTGCTTGTGCAGCTGCACCACCTCACTGGGAGCGCCGGCAGTGGCTCTGGAGTTGCCGTCACCGTTGCCACCCAAAACAGGTGCCATTAGTTTCGAGACGAGCGAATGATAGTCCAGGCCAGACAGCTGTGTTTGCACCAAGGCCTGGAACAGCTCCAACGTGCAATTTAATGCGGATCCCTGTAGCAAAGAaattattagttattagttTTGATAATTGCCCTTATTTTGACCCACCTGCAGCAAAGGAGATCGAACCAAAATGAGCACTGAGCGCAAGAACTGCTCATGTATGCCGACCAGAGCTTGGGGCTGCCTGCGAGCAACGGTGCTCAAAAGCGTCAGAGAGTACTGGGCTACGTGCAAATCCGAGTCCGAAATGAGCGGTGGGATCTCAACAATGGCTGTTTGCAGCAGGTTCGCCTCGAAGTTGCTCGAATAGTTGATCACGATCTTGTTGATCAGATCGAGGGAGTGCAGCTTCAGCGCGCGGTGGTTCTTACGCAAGAATGTGCCCAATGCGGGCAACACGTCGTGCAGGATGGGTGTCAGATCTATGCGCAGGGACGAAGCTGCGATCAGGGTCAACGCCTTCACGCTGCTCAACCGGGTTACTTCGTTCTTTAGGCGCTCCATGAAGATTGGCAGGCAAACCGCCAGCTCGTTCTGCAGCATGTCGCCCATGTTGGCGATAATCTGACCCATGCAGGCTATGGCTCGCTCCTTCACCTCCTGGTCGACATCCGTCACTTTCAGTTTCTGCAATGTGCACGAGTAGACCTGACCCACAAACGATGGTGCATCAAAGTCGGACTTGGCCGCATTCGGTTCCAATGGGCGAATCACCTTCACCAACTGCTGCAGCACCAAGAGCGCCTCTGTGGCAATCTTATAGAACGGATCGAAGACCGAAGTCACTACGAGGGGCACCAGTAGCGGAATATGTGGATGAAAGACATGCGGCGGATGTCCCTGGAGCAGCGAGTAAAGGAATCCCAGAGATTCGATCTTCATATTGCTGGTCGAACTCTTGTCATTCAGCGAATAGCTTATGCCTGGCACAATGCTCTCCAAGTAGGGACCCAGGGCGCCTGGTAGCGAATTCAACAGCTCGCGCAGCAAGAGGAAGCAGTCTTGACGCGTTTTCATCGATTTTTCCCTCATTAACGGCTGTATGGCTTTCACAATGAGTGGCAGCTGCTCAATTAACAGCGAGGTCGGCCCCGATACCTGATCCATTGAGTCGTGGTCGTTGGCCACGTCGTCGGTGAGGCGTGTGTTCTTCAGCAGGGCCACATAGGCGTGAAATATGTCGGACTTAACATTCTCCTCACGCTCCTTGAAGCGCGCAATCAAAGCCGGACTCAGGCTGCGATAGAAGTCCTCGACGAGCTCCTGGCGTGTGGATATCAAAACCTCCAGACACTTGGCTGCAGCGCGACGAACCTTCCAGCTCATGTCATCGTCGTCACTGTACTCCTCACTATCAACGTACTCATCATCCTCCGTGTCCATGGCATTGCCAGTGTCGCCATCATCCGTCTCGTAGTTGTAGTTTGGATCGTAGGTGATATAGTTGAGGCACAGCTCCAGGATCTAACGAAAACCATAAGTTATTCAGCGTGAAAGATAGCATAAAGCATGTGTACTGCTTACCATGGGAATATGCGGGTTTATGGCATCTGGGCAGCGCATGACGAAAGCTTCGCAGGCCTGCAGACAAAACTCGCGCAGCTCATCGTCATCCCGCTGGCTGTACTGGCTCAGCAGGAGCATGGAGCGATCAATGTGATTGCAAAGTCGATGGCCAGCCTGTCGACTAAAGAGTAacgttaaataaaattgcatttaaagatcatatggcataaaatatataaccaTTTCAGGAATTGGAACTTACCATATCGAAGCCAGGCACTGAATGTAAGTTCGAATGGCAGCTGGATTTGGTGGGTTCTCTAGTCCATCGAGCAGGTGATCGATGACACCGTTGTAGGCGTTGCTATTGGCCTGGATCAGCAGGAACGACAGGGCGACGATGGTACGCTTGCGAACAGCCTGTCGCGATGAGGCCAACTGGGGCATCAGAGCTTTCAGGATGGTGCTGTGGAAGGGAACGAGGAACTCCCCGAAGCGGGAGAGCAGATCGGCCAGAATGTCCAGCGACTCCAGTTTCACAGAGACGTCCTCCTGTTTAGGAACAACGGATTAAACGATTGGGTGCCTAGGGAATATCAGTATTACGCACCTTCTCAATTGCTGTGCTCAATTTGCCGGTGATCCTTTGGCAGACATTTGGGGCCAGGGAGTTTGAAGACTGCGGCAGCTCGGCAATCACTGTCTTTAGGCCAATGCTCGATATGTCGCGCAGCTGCTCCGTGTTGGACATCATGTTGGCGCACAGTGAGTCCACGATGGTCTCCACCTGGATCTCCTTTACCTTATTGACCAGGGGACCCAGGCACTTGACAGCCAGGTTCTGGACCTCGCCGTTCTTGTCCTCCAGCAGCTTGAGCACCATTCGCACCACCTTTTTCTCGGACTCGTCGTCCAGGATGATGCTATCCTTCTGTAGCTCCGTCATCAGATCGTTTGTCGCCATGAAACGGAAGTCCTTGTCCGTCGACGTCATCTGCAGCAGACGAGAGAGCGGAATTAGAATTTCGTTATGTtgcaaaaatgaaattctatACATACTTTTTCCAGCAAATTGGCAATTTGGTGGTACTGATGTGACGCCATAGCGAAGCCTTTGAAACGTTCGATCGATAACAATTAAGTGATAAGtgaaatattgtatatttgttttgggCTGCCCTATTTTTGGTGTTCTAAAACTTGAAAATGTACTGAAAATTTTCCGGTATTGAATCTCCAAGTTTTATATTCACTCAATTTTGTTATAAAGGCTGCTTAAGTGGGCCCAGtttgaaaaactaaaaaagccACTTAATAATCCCTAATGCCTTTTGGATGCCGATAAGGGTTTTGGTATATTTTGTGGTATAAAATAAGATGGAGAAATATTTTGGAACAAGATCTTATTTACTTGTAAATATaggttgttttattttttaaatactacatgaaaaataatatttaaatatttattattaaatattaataccCATGTTATTCACTAGTAAAATTCTTTGTGTCATTACCATCGTTTCAGATTAACGATAAATCAGCAATGTGGCACTGAGAGTCTCCCATCTCTAGGAAAGTGCCGCTCGTTTTCaggaattattttaaacaaaaccgCAGCTCACTGAtagaatttaatcaaaataccTTTTGAACACCAATAAAAGCTAACAAAATGGAACAGATTTTGAACAAGGAAAACACCGGCATTAATTGTAAGTTGAATTAAGTTCGCCTCCCGTTCGTATTAGTAATAACATAGCCATTTATTGCAGTGCCGGCGAATCCCATTAAAAATGGAGTCCCTACGAATTCCGTATTGAAGAAACCTCTTGGTAAACTTGACAATGTGATGCACCAAACTCCTGGAATAACCCCATTTAAAAGCACTTCTCTGAAACTCGAGGGCAGTATCGCCAAGCTTTCGCTGCGAAAGGCCCCCAAACAAAATGTGGTCAACAAGGATCGCGAGGAAGTGAAGTATAAAACAAATAGCTGCTTTTTGGGCGCCTACGTCTTGAATTGCGAATCCAGAGTCGTCAATTTGTTCAATTACACTGACTTTCCGAACGAGAAATGTTTGAAGAACTGCAGCAAGCGTAAGTACCATTCATATTCCCATTGTAAATTGTACTATAAGTTTGTATTATTACAGCGGTAACAGAGACCTGGTCAGAAAATCAAGCGGGCTATGAAGGCCTATTGGATCAACTTTATCTTGATCTACGCACTTTGGAAAATCATTTGGAAAACAAATGCCTTCCGCCCCTAGATTTTTGTGACCTGCCATACATATACAACACAGAAAACATGGAGCCTGCAGAGCCTGAATAcgtattaaatttatatccCCCAATGCCTAACTTGGAAGGCATTGATGTTCTATTTTAGATCCTTGTTTAAAAGTGTTATGTTTAAGTGTAGTTTAATATTCTTTAATTAGGTATCTTTGTAATactcaaaaattatttattaatgttaGTTATGCTAAGAGAAAATGTTATACTATATAGCTAATATAGCTATCCAAGTTCGTTGTCTCTTTTACGAATCAcatttgtgaaaaaatatttgttttacgAGCCAATATATTTAGTAGTTTAAAAACCGACATTAAGCCTCCAACTGGCAATTATATGTGTAcgatgtaaataaataattaacttggaattaaataagaaaaagcgACCATTGTACCTCGTTAGGAAGTGATTTTGAATTAAAGCaactataaaaactaattagaaGATTAACAAATGGAGTTCAGTTGTTAATGTTAACAGAGTTTATTGCTTTTAACCTTAGTCTCTTGTTATTTACCAGCATTTGTGGGGTTTGGGGCTTAAATATATTGACTCCGCGTACCGCTATTTTTTACGTCTTCTATATCTTTat encodes:
- the LOC6731797 gene encoding cullin-associated NEDD8-dissociated protein 1, with translation MASHQYHQIANLLEKMTSTDKDFRFMATNDLMTELQKDSIILDDESEKKVVRMVLKLLEDKNGEVQNLAVKCLGPLVNKVKEIQVETIVDSLCANMMSNTEQLRDISSIGLKTVIAELPQSSNSLAPNVCQRITGKLSTAIEKEDVSVKLESLDILADLLSRFGEFLVPFHSTILKALMPQLASSRQAVRKRTIVALSFLLIQANSNAYNGVIDHLLDGLENPPNPAAIRTYIQCLASICRQAGHRLCNHIDRSMLLLSQYSQRDDDELREFCLQACEAFVMRCPDAINPHIPMILELCLNYITYDPNYNYETDDGDTGNAMDTEDDEYVDSEEYSDDDDMSWKVRRAAAKCLEVLISTRQELVEDFYRSLSPALIARFKEREENVKSDIFHAYVALLKNTRLTDDVANDHDSMDQVSGPTSLLIEQLPLIVKAIQPLMREKSMKTRQDCFLLLRELLNSLPGALGPYLESIVPGISYSLNDKSSTSNMKIESLGFLYSLLQGHPPHVFHPHIPLLVPLVVTSVFDPFYKIATEALLVLQQLVKVIRPLEPNAAKSDFDAPSFVGQVYSCTLQKLKVTDVDQEVKERAIACMGQIIANMGDMLQNELAVCLPIFMERLKNEVTRLSSVKALTLIAASSLRIDLTPILHDVLPALGTFLRKNHRALKLHSLDLINKIVINYSSNFEANLLQTAIVEIPPLISDSDLHVAQYSLTLLSTVARRQPQALVGIHEQFLRSVLILVRSPLLQGSALNCTLELFQALVQTQLSGLDYHSLVSKLMAPVLGGNGDGNSRATAGAPSEVVQLHKQAYHSSAKCIAALTQQCPQVATPLATKLITDLQKRNDTEIIFCLLTIGEIGRHFDLSSIQVLPQTIIECFGATSEDVKAAASHALGAVSVGSLQTYLPLILHEIEVQPKRQYLLLHSLKEVISSLSVSPSGLAQLLPSVPSIWDQLFKHCECSEEGSRNVVAECLGKLVLVNPDELLPQLQQALRSESATMRTVVVSSVKFTISDQPQPIDVLLKQNIGEFLFALRDPEPQVRRVALVAFNSAVHNKPSLVRDLLPTLLPWLYSETKVKSELIREVEMGPFKHTVDDGLDIRKAAFECMYTLLEQGLDRVDVMQFLDHVQAGLCDHYDIKMLTYLMTARLAILCPDKVLLRLDQFIQQLRDTCTHKVKANSVKQEYEKQDELKRSALRAVSALSQIPKANKNQQLVDFLKSIKETPELNKIFEYIQKDSITGSSDIIVMDQS
- the LOC6731798 gene encoding uncharacterized protein LOC6731798; translation: MEQILNKENTGINLPANPIKNGVPTNSVLKKPLGKLDNVMHQTPGITPFKSTSLKLEGSIAKLSLRKAPKQNVVNKDREEVKYKTNSCFLGAYVLNCESRVVNLFNYTDFPNEKCLKNCSKPVTETWSENQAGYEGLLDQLYLDLRTLENHLENKCLPPLDFCDLPYIYNTENMEPAEPEYVLNLYPPMPNLEGIDVLF